CCTAGGACAATTCCTCTAGCTATGGAGGCTAGTTCCCGAGCTCCGGTGGGCGAAGCGATCATGGCGTCGATCTTTCCATCTGTGGGGACGGCGGAAGGGATCAAGTTGATTCCACCCATCAATCGGCCGACATTGCCAATGAGGGTCATGATCGAAGAATGGTGTTGAATCGGCTGGTCATCGATGGTGAGAGTACATTCAAAAGGTGTGAGGCTGAACTGTTGTGCCGCAGCTACCACGTAGGCTACGGCTTTGATGGTCTTTTTCAACTCTGGATTGGTATTGCCCATAATCTTGGCATCAAAACCTAGACCACACATCACGGCGCAAACAGAGTTTCCTGCCTCAGTGGTGCAGCTGATCAAGTCAATGGGAACCGCTTCACCAGCAAGAGCGGTACGGATGGCTTCGCTCTCATCTAGTGAGGCTCCAAGGTTCCTGGCTAACAGGTTTCCGGTACCCGCCGGAATCAGTGCAACCGGGATTCCTTGATTGGCTAATTCCTGGCAGACCATTCGAACCGTGCCGTCGCCTCCGGCCACGATCACCACATCAACGTTGGCATCGATAGCCTGCTGAGACATCTTGCCCCCGGGGTCTTCACGTTCGGTTTCTAGCCACAAAGGCGGCTTCCACCCTGCAGCTTGTAACTCGTACTCCACACGTCGTCTGAACAGCGCAAAGTCCAATACCTTGGTGGGGTTGTAAATTACCGCAGCACGCTTGTCACTTTGTTCAACGGGTAGGCCCAGCCCGGCCCACCCTTGAAGTATCGGACCTACCCCAGTAACCACAAGGACGCCGCTGGCCCACGTGATTCCCAACAGGACTCCGCCAATGAGCTGGCTTGTTGTTTGGGTACGCATTATCCATTGATCGCCTAAGACCATGAGGATCAATAAGGTAGCAATAAGTCGCGAACGCAACGCTGAACTAGTTGTTAGTCGTTGTGCATGGCCCAGGGTCGCCAGCACCCAGGCAAGTACAGACACCGCCACCATATGGGCCGAGGGATAAGCGGAGATTTGATAGGTCAGCGAATCTTCAAAGGGCGAAGCCGGACGCGGCTGGTTGGTAATGAACTGAATCCCAGCGGTTATCGGAATAACGAAGGCTACTGCTCCCAGTGCTCCGGCCAACCGTCGTATCCGGCGTCGCAAGGTCCACAATGCCATCGCCAGAATGAAAGCAAATACCAGCGCCGGATGAGTCAGCAGTGCAAACGCTTCGGCAATCTGTCCTGCAAAGCTGCGCGCATTGATCCACGGCGCCAGCGTCAGTTCATCAAGATCTTCTAATCCCCAGACTGTAGAGAGCAGAGTCCATCCAGTGAACAAGAAGATGAACGTCATGAAGAATCGGCCCTGCGCCAGTGACGCCAAATCAAAACGACCGAGAGGTTTCAAGATTCGCGTCATACCTTGATTCTCACTGTGTCAGGGCAAACAGTCAATTGACCAAAACCCGGCGCTTACATGGCTTTATCCCAGACGAATCTCATCAATACCGTCAAGATCCCACTGCCCGTCATCCCATTTCAAATTTTTGGCCAGTGGCAATTGATGAGAGGCACTTTCAATAATGTGCATCAGGTATCCCCCGGTATTTGGGAACGCCACGATGTCGCCCTTGGCTACGCCTTGCGGGAATTCAAAGCGGCGGCGCAAGATGAGTTCTTCTTCAATGCAATAAGCACCTACGAGGAAGCCGCTGTACGGTGCGAGCTGTCTTGAATGTCTACCCGCCGTCTTGACCAGCAGTGGGTCAACCAGGAAATCTGCAGCCGTTGAACGGCACTGGGTGCGATTCATATGGAGACCCACAAGGCTTACGCCATCACTGCGTTCCTTGGTGAAGGCCACCTGGGACAGCGTGAGCCCACAGCCATCGAGCAGTGAGCGCCCCGGTTCACACCTCAGCTGAATCCCGCGTTCATTGAGCATCTCGGCTACGCTTTGAGATCCATCAGCTCCCTTGGTAGTCAGGATCTGTTCTAGCCACGGACCACGAATCAACTGCTGGTGATACGGATATAGGGCCTTGCTGGCCTGCGGGCCCGTGGCACCAAGCCGGTCAGCTTTCCAGGTCAAAGATTCGTCCCCCTCGGGCAGCTCGGCGAGCGCCTCCCAGAATCCTCTCCACTGGATTGAATCATCAAGATAAGACATGGGAATACCGCCGCCCATATCTACAAACTTCACCGAATGACCTTGCTGACGCAGCGCATCAACTAAGTCCAGTGACTCCTGCAGCACTGCTGCGCGCTGCCCACCGTCGTAGCCGTTGAGGTG
The nucleotide sequence above comes from Glutamicibacter sp. B1. Encoded proteins:
- a CDS encoding bifunctional phosphatase PAP2/diacylglycerol kinase family protein produces the protein MTRILKPLGRFDLASLAQGRFFMTFIFLFTGWTLLSTVWGLEDLDELTLAPWINARSFAGQIAEAFALLTHPALVFAFILAMALWTLRRRIRRLAGALGAVAFVIPITAGIQFITNQPRPASPFEDSLTYQISAYPSAHMVAVSVLAWVLATLGHAQRLTTSSALRSRLIATLLILMVLGDQWIMRTQTTSQLIGGVLLGITWASGVLVVTGVGPILQGWAGLGLPVEQSDKRAAVIYNPTKVLDFALFRRRVEYELQAAGWKPPLWLETEREDPGGKMSQQAIDANVDVVIVAGGDGTVRMVCQELANQGIPVALIPAGTGNLLARNLGASLDESEAIRTALAGEAVPIDLISCTTEAGNSVCAVMCGLGFDAKIMGNTNPELKKTIKAVAYVVAAAQQFSLTPFECTLTIDDQPIQHHSSIMTLIGNVGRLMGGINLIPSAVPTDGKIDAMIASPTGARELASIARGIVLGTDAKSLSYQQGQVIEIRADQPVACQLDGDYAGESTFFRAEIMPQALSIMLDAGGPRPWQN
- a CDS encoding alanine racemase, translated to MPPLMHGTLPLTARLEPWMTELVENPKLCQELLTKYGSPLNVHNFSSMARNITELREAAAEYEVDFQIYLARKANKTLGAIDKAFAEGCGVDVASFHELDQCLKRGISSDSLIVTAAVKSQALLELAVQNNVVLSLDNEDEVDDLLQIANATNTPARVALRLASADPQISPTRFGLSAERWLEFLGGVTNQEALEVIGVHFHLNGYDGGQRAAVLQESLDLVDALRQQGHSVKFVDMGGGIPMSYLDDSIQWRGFWEALAELPEGDESLTWKADRLGATGPQASKALYPYHQQLIRGPWLEQILTTKGADGSQSVAEMLNERGIQLRCEPGRSLLDGCGLTLSQVAFTKERSDGVSLVGLHMNRTQCRSTAADFLVDPLLVKTAGRHSRQLAPYSGFLVGAYCIEEELILRRRFEFPQGVAKGDIVAFPNTGGYLMHIIESASHQLPLAKNLKWDDGQWDLDGIDEIRLG